A single genomic interval of Ramlibacter pinisoli harbors:
- a CDS encoding HAD-IB family hydrolase: protein MKPRLALFDLDHTLLLGDSDVLWCDFLIAEGLLDRAAFAVRNADMESRYQAGTVGVDEFAGFYVSTLAGRSPLEWEPLRRRFLHEQVVPRIPPGALDLVRQERAAGALVVLTTATNRYITELTAAHLGIDHLLATEAQQQDGLFTGGVYGPPNMRAGKVRRLQDWLAQRGSSLAGWHSIAYSDSSNDLPLLEAADEAVAVEPDPQLAAIARQRAWRVIRWNG from the coding sequence GTGAAGCCGCGCCTCGCCCTCTTCGACCTCGACCACACGCTGCTGCTGGGCGACAGCGATGTGCTGTGGTGCGATTTCCTGATCGCCGAAGGCCTGCTCGATCGCGCCGCCTTTGCCGTGCGCAACGCCGACATGGAGTCGCGCTACCAGGCCGGCACGGTGGGCGTGGACGAGTTCGCGGGCTTCTACGTGTCCACCCTGGCCGGCCGCAGCCCGTTGGAGTGGGAGCCGCTGCGCCGGCGCTTCCTGCACGAGCAGGTGGTGCCGCGCATTCCGCCGGGCGCGCTGGACCTGGTGCGCCAGGAACGGGCGGCCGGCGCGCTGGTCGTGCTGACCACCGCCACCAACCGCTACATCACGGAGCTGACGGCGGCCCACCTGGGCATCGACCACCTGCTGGCCACCGAGGCGCAGCAGCAGGACGGCCTGTTCACCGGCGGAGTGTACGGGCCGCCCAATATGCGCGCGGGCAAGGTGCGACGCCTGCAGGACTGGCTGGCGCAGCGAGGTTCATCGCTGGCCGGTTGGCACAGCATTGCCTACAGCGACTCGTCGAATGACCTGCCGCTGCTGGAAGCGGCCGACGAGGCGGTGGCCGTCGAGCCCGATCCGCAGCTGGCCGCCATCGCGCGCCAGCGCGCGTGGCGCGTCATCCGTTGGAACGGCTGA